The DNA region attacttgatgacagcCATACACTTATGATTTTCTCCCATCAGTCTCCCAACGCAGTTTCTCCAATTCAGTCTTTCCTGCCTCAGCCTCAGTTAGGGCCTTCTCTATTGTGGCTCTATCAGTGGCCACCGCCGCTTGGGCCTCGCCCACCTCTTGAGATGGTCGAGCCAACTAATCCTCTAACTCGGCCATCTGTGCTTCCATCTATCGATACCACCTGACATGGATGGGCAATCGATAGTGGAGTTTGTGATGCTTCTTCTAGGGTTGCGAGAACATGAAAGGTTAGTCATAATACTTGCCAGAGAAATTAACACTAACAAGGGTCATACCTTTGCAATGGAAGCATTGAGGACCTTGCTCAAGTGTTCCAGCTCAATGTTCGATAGGATTTTAGTCTTGTGCCGCTGAAGCCTCTCCATAAAATGCCTTGATCGATCCACCCTCTCCTCAAAGTCAGCCTAGGGAGAGCAAGGAGGGGGCTGCTAAAGCCAGACCTTGTCCTTGAGATAGTCTAGTACAATGTAGCCCTCATGTCGACTTTTCGTTCAGGCCTTAGGGGCAAAACTCCTTAAAGGGAGCACCACTAGGAGAGCCCCGCGAAAGGGTTCACTTATTTTCTTGGTTACGACTACCCCATCTCATTAAGGCTGGGAGTCAGGCAGACCTCGCTCTGAGCAGGAGGTTGCTTCAGTACCCAATTCCACTTTTAGGGTTCGATCTCCACCTCGACCTTGGCTGCCACCTCGATAGCCTCTATCTCAGCCTCAAGGACCTAGTCTCGATCACCTTTGCTAACTCCTCCACTTCAATTGTTGGGATCTGTGGTATAGTGGTGGACGGCTCAAAATTGGCAGCCACTGTGGAAGAATCACCCACTGCAGTGGATGATCCAACTGTGACAGCCGAAGACTCGACTACCATTGATCATTGGGGGGCTAACAGGTCTGACGAGCCCTCGACCGAATCCTTTGAGTCCCACAGGCCTTCAACCGATGTCAGATCCCACTTTAGGGTCTTGATAACTGACACACTCAACATGACTTGATTTGTGAGGAGAAGAAAAGTTAGTCAATGTTAGGGAAAACTTAACATAAACAACACCTTACGCAATCATTCCTCTAGAATGATTGCATTCAAGCTCAACCCAGTTCAGTAAAGTAAGACTTCATCCTCCACTAGCTCATTAATGTCAAATTTGAGTCCCGCTAGGATCTTGGTCACCACCAAGTATGCCCACTCCAATTTGTACTATCCGAGAGGTGGTTGAGGCTGCGGATTGGCCCGCTAGGCAGTCAGCTAGGTGCACAGATGTTGTGTCTTGACAAAGACAAAACAACTCTTCCACCCCTTGTACGAGGTTGGGTACTCGCCGAGGAAGTTACACTTTGACCTAGCTGCAAAGTGTTGGTATTGCAAGATTGCAAATatagtcctacattgaaaacacatggaaaagatcatgggtttataaaagagaaagatatctccattgacatgagatcttttgggtagaacccaagagaaaaatcatgagggcttaggcccaaagtggacaatatcataccattgtggagatatctaaaattcttttcgatcctacaattggtatcagagtccggactgccagacggtttaactgccgactgtgcacaagagctatggtctgattgagccatgtgggtacaatattgaccttgaacaaagaaagtgggggctcctatgttcggatcaagagaaccagacaccGGGCAGGAAGtcttagttgtggctaggcaaggaagtcctagtaggtcgggtggaccgaggggcaggaaaacctagtgggtcgaggatcggacataagaagcctgtggtcctttgtttgggggggggattgttggtgttgcaaggaagtaaacatagtcccacattgaaaacacatgggaaaaatcatgggtttataaaagagaaagatatctacattggcatgaggccttttgggtagaacccaagagcaaaaccatgagggcttaggcccaaagtggacaatatcatatcattgtggagatatctaaaattcttttcgatcctacacaaagTAGATGACCCCAGACTCCCTCGCTTGGGATAAAAAAGATAGTGAAAGATGACAAGGTCAAGTGGAACTTGGTGCAGTCGAAGAATAATGAATGCACCACATATATGACTGAAGGAGTTCAAGGCGAAGTGAGATAGAGAGACGTGGAAATAGGTGGCCAGATCTTTGAGAAAGGATGGGATGGGAAATCGTAGGCCACCTGCCAATTGGTAATGGAAGCGGATTATGTAACCTGGCATGGCTCATGTGACTGATGCTCTTGTACCGGAACCCTAATCTGGTGATCAAAAGGAATGCCAAACTGTAACCGGAGAGAAGATTCTACCTCCTTGGTATACCATGCATGACTACTAGGTCTCATACTAAGAGACAGACggttcactggtagccatgtgttcaaaaagaaaaagaagaagaaaaagaagaaagaagagaggagaaaatGCAAAAAGATAATATAGACTGATGAAGAGTGTTACAAACTTATTGATTCACCGGAACAATGAGACAAAGGGGGAGATGGAGACACAAACTTTGGTACTCGAAAAGGCGAATGCTAGCAGTGTTGGTCTCCTAAATCCTAATATACTTCGGCGACTGCTTAATGAATTATCACGTCTCCTCTTTGAACCATTGAATGGAACGATTAGGGGGAACATGATCTCTTCTTAATCGTCAGATTGGGTTGTTGGATCATTGCAGTGACTATGAACGACCACCCGACTACTTGGCCTTCTGACAATTCAAGTGCAACCGTTGGATGCAAGAGTGGAAGAGACAACAACATGACTCCTTCGTTAGATCCAATTGTCAAGTCGATGTTTGTCGCACATCCCTTGGCCATCAATGTGCCTAGATGTGTGCGTGGCTCGAGATGGATATCACATGTTGGTAATTAATGTAATGATAAAGTGCACCAATCATGAGGGTGATACGCGATCTCACCTATTACATTCATTAAATGTGACAAGGACCAACGACAAGAACCAAACTAGTTATTCTAGTGAAGCACCAACACCTCAGCACAACACTCTGAATAGCAAACCTGGTAGGTAGATGCCAACTCAATGTAATCTAGTTAATTAAACAATGCCTCATTTAACTAGACTAGTTAGGAAGGCTTGTGATGTAGTGGAAGCTTGCAACTCTCATCAGCCCCATGTGGTCAAGAGTTATGTTGAGCTattagtcaaagtcaaggcgCGTGAGACATGATCTTAGGGTACCAGACTTGGCCTAGAAGAGACTCGGGTCTAGTCGAACCATTTCAGTACATTTATCCCAAGGAATTGAGTTCGCTATGGACAAGTCGATTATTTACAACTGAGCCTCAACCTTCGATATCATCCTCGACTCGACATCAAACACCGACCTCATCTTCGATTCAGCTCAGTGGCTGACCTCCTCTCTGACTTGGTCTCAGGGAATCGACATCCTTTCTGACACAACCTCAGTCATCGACCTCCTCTCTAACTCAGTCTCAGTCACCAACCTCCTCTTCAACTCAGCCTTAGGCGCCAACCTCCTCTTTGACTTGGTCCCAGTCGGCAACCTCCTCCCTGACCAGGTCTTAGTTGCTGAGATCGTCTCCTCATCCACACATGGCTTGGGTCCACACCCTATGTGGCCCGTTGAAAAGCGTGGTGGGGGGAGGGGGTGCGGATAAGAGATCGACATGATTGCTTTATTCATGGAATCATTTCTCCCAGAAGCCATGGAGAAACGATAGTGCGCATCTCGCGGAGCATGATATGACCGTTTCATTCATGGGACCATTCTATAAAATGTGGAGAACGGTAGGGTGCATGCCAGGGCACATGGGTAAAATAAGCACACATGCCGGGCATCATGGAACACGTGATGAATAGTTTGTATATTTCGAAGAATGTGCACATTTACGCTCTTTAAAGGGTCGCTCGCTCTCGCAAACGTAGATATACACACATGAGTCCTTGAACTCTGAcctttcttcatgttttcttctaATTCTCGTAGACTTTCGCTGACTTGAGTATCGGGTGGCTACGTCAGGATACCTCCTAGTGTCATTCTAACCACTTTCTTTGTGAGCCTCAAATTCGTCCGTCTTCCTTGTTGGCGTCTTCTCGAGAATCTTACAATCTTTTCCCGTTCATTGACCAATTACTTGACCATCCAAAATGTTTGATTTTAAGAAGAATTGAATATCACAACTTCAATAATGTTTTTACTCTATACTTTTGAATGTATATATTGATTATTAAATAGTTTTAttctatattttcaaaaaattaatattcatatattttttattttatttatattttaaaattaattaaattattgtaTCAATTGTAGATGACGACCAACATTAGGTAGTTTTGAAATATGCTACACCCAGTCACCCCTAATGTCAGATGGCAAAAAGTAAAATCATCCTCCATGGTGAAGCGGCCTTCCTAGACAAAAATTGAATCCTGCTTTTCTGAGGCAAATCCTCGGCAACACCAACGCCCAGAATGACGTCATTATCTATGAGAAACCATCGATCAAATCTGGGAGTTTATTCAATTTTGTTCTTCAAATCAGGCATGCGAGAAGATATCAAACACTTAATTTGTTCTTCAAATTACTGTGCTGTGCCTTGATAGCATCGATAAAGGTTTTCAGATTCTCGAACGAAGCGCCTCCTTCTTTAATGTTCTTTTGAGCGGTCTCCTTCAACGTCGATGCTCTTGCTGTCATTTCCTCGTTTGGAAGCAACTCTTCTACCTTGGATTTGATCTGTTCCCGCTTAACGATCCCACTCTCGTCAGGCGTCAAGCGCAGACCCACCTTCCAATCGTCACAAATGTAGCTCTGGTTCAGGAATTGGTCCGCAAAATATGGCCAACAGAGGAAGAGCTTCCCGTTCCTGACGCCTTCCATGGTGGAGTTCCAACCGCAGTGAGACACGAAGCAAGCCACAGAAGGGTGAGCCAGCACCTTCTGTTGCGGTGCCCAAGCCACAATCCTCCCTCTGTTTCCGACACGCTCTTTGAATCCATCCGGATAAGCATCGGCAGTGTCGCGGGTGAGATCGGGCCGGACCACCCACAAGAACGGTCGGCCGGTCGCCTCCAGCCCAAGCGCGAACTCCTGGAACTGGCGGCAGTCGAAGATGGTGAAGCTCCCGAAAGCCACGTAGACGACGGAACCCTGCTGCTGCTCGTCGAGCCACGACAAACAGGCCGCGTCCTCCGGCCAGAAGTACCCCACTGCGCGGCTCGGCCGCAGGCCAGTAAGCAGCGGCCCGATGGGAAGAATCTTTGGATTGTAGCAGAAGGTTGGCTCTTCGATCTCTTTGAAGGAGTTGCAGATGATGAACTCCGCGACGTCGATGACCCTGTTGCTGTTGAGGATACAGTTAAAGATTATTTCTTTGGTTCTGCCACCTCCAATTAGGTTCCATATAAAGTGGGAAGCGTTGATGAATGGCATGCCGGGGCCGAGCTGGAACGTCTCATGTTCTGAGATTGGCGAGCCTGTAAAAATAGAAACCGCCGTTACTTTTGTAGGATGGAAACTATTTGGAATCATAATTAGTTACCATCGCCATCGATGACGCCTCTCGAAACCAACTCCGGAACGCTCAGCAAAATGGCCAGCATCTGGGCCGCCGCCGGCCAGAACGCGACTGACTGGAGACTCTTCTTCCGGCCAACCTCGAGCGCCCATCCCATGCTATAGTCCACCAACATGCAAGTCATCGGATCCTCTGTTTCTCTGCTCTTCTCGATTAGTTCCTCCAAGCACCGCGGCATCACGTTCATGAATGCTTCCGTGAGCCTCGCGAGATCGTTCCGGTCTTCCTCCGGCCCTAATCCGTCGGGGACTGTGACCAGAGCGATCTGCTCCATGGTGCTCCCCGCAGACAACGCGGTGAGGACGCGCTTGTGGTTGAATTCGGTATTGATGAAGGTGACCTTGAAGCCGTGATCTACCAAGCAGTGGCAGAGCTCCATGAGGGGAATGACATGGCCTTGAGCAGGGTAAGGCACAGCGAGAACATGTGGCAAACCCATTCAGCTCTGCTAAAATTCCAGTTACTTTCTTTTCCCGTGGTTTCTTACACGTTACAAAATAACCTTGTCTGACATACTTATACTGGAGTGTTTCAAACAGGTTAATCTGGATCTTGTGAAATCTGCATTGGCAACCCTAACGCTATGCTGATGCTTCTTGTTCTTGTTGCAGACGTACAATGTCGTCATCGAATCTAGAAGCATTCAGTTGGCGCTTGGATCCTGCCGGCCTTTTGTCTTGGATTTGATGTCGTCTCCTGAAATTTTAGTTAGTTTGTTATTTTGCCTAAGATTGGCAACAGATGTCATAAGATtaaattaattatcttatttaagACTTAAAAAAATGAATTAGGGATGAAATATTATTTCAGTGCTAAATTAGCTATAAAATATTAATTCATCACTTAATATTCTATCATTAAGTAGTGACTAAATATTATTTTGATAACTAATTTaacgataaaattaatattatgttGCAATATCGATcgttattaatgaaaaataatagtaTAATCTATCGATAAATTTAGAATTATTAGGGTTTTTCTATcatgaattttttttctctctccctctctcctcTCCCTTTTCGATCCCCATTCTCTCGTGTCTGAGTCAGATCTCCTCTCTGACGCAATCTCCTTTATGACGTGATGtaaacctctcctctcccctTCAACTTTAGTGAGACCGTGAGCTCTCGTCGAGGTTGTGTGGGCTCACGAGGCGGGCGTCGCCTTCTGCTCGTGATTGTGACTGTAGGCTCATCCCCAACCTCTCAGCCTTGGTCGAATGCGAGCTCAGCTCCGACCTCGCATCAAGGTCGCGAGTTCGACCGCAACCTCAGGGTTGGCCATAACCTAACCATGCAGCTGTGGGTGGTCGGGCGTGCGACTATGGCTGGGCAATCAACCGTGCAACCCTAGCTAGGTGGCCAACTGTGTAGCCTTGGCCGAGTAGCCAATCGTGTAGCCCTGgcctgtaacgccccggcccgggcaggCCCCACCCGAACCCAACAAGGCACGCCACCAAAATTACCTatcaggttgacgactagctccacagaccactggaagtcctttcagcgtgcttttaTTCTCACTCGCACGCACCATGGAAAACtttccaggaggtcacccatcctcatatTTCTCCaaaccaagcacgcttaactttggagttcttaagtttagaTTTTCGAAAAGGaatgtgcaccttggtgatatggatagtatcatctaaccttttaagccatacttaaccagaatctcagaatcggggtattacaatcacccccacttaaagacacaacgccctcgttgtgtaaccacgaatcacaccacaaacaaatccaaatcccagaatctccctcgctaggtggtgccctgggtgctcgtgccacaggcgcactcacgtcgcaaggtcgctctgataccatctgtaacgcctcgGCCCGGGCAGACCCCACCTGAACCAAACCGGGCACACCACTAAAATTAcctatcgggttgacgactagctccacatacCACctgaggtcctttcagcgtgcttttgtcctcactcgcacgcaccctggaaaactccccaagaggtcacccatcctcaaatttctccaagccaagcacgtttAACTTTGGAATtattaagtttgggcttccaaaAAAGAtgatgcaccttggtgatatggataataccatctaaccttttaaatcatatttaaccagaatctccGAGATATTACATGGCCTACCAGCTAACCATGCAACCCTAGTCGATCGGCCCACCATGCAGCCTTAGTCGATCGGGCGGTTGTGCAACCCTGACCAAACAGTCGGGCATTTGTGCAGCCCTAGCCTAGTATTCCCCGCATGAGTGCAAGCCCCCTAGCTAGGTTGTTCGACGCGAGTGTAGCACAGACTGAGTGGTCGAGCACGCATGCAACCCTGGCCGAGCAGCCGGGCATACGTACAGCCTTAGTATAGCGATTATTCATCCTTGGCTCGACAACCTTACGTGTGTAGCCGCCCTATTTGTGTGCCAGTGCAACCCTAGCGGAGCGGCTCCGTGGCTAGGCGTGAGTGTGGCTTGGGCGATCGAGTGGACATGCATGTATGCAGACCTCTAGTTTTTGgataaaaattaacaaaaatattGTATGTTATTTGTGCACCCCTTAATTTGATTGTTGAATTAATAATGTTTTGTATGTATGTTTCTTTGTTTGGCGTGTTCTTACACATTTTGAAGACACTTCTTTGTGCACCAGCTTTATGTACGTCTTGTGATTATTTATTGATAGTATTAGATTATTTaaggatttaattaagtttaaatttaaattatatgcaTGTTAAATTTTATGCgtttaataatattataaatttatttctcGTTAGGTTataatgtatataaataaagtttGAATGTATAATATGTTAGAAAATAGATTTTGTTGTAGATGTGGCCAGCAAGAGGGGATGAATtatctataaaataaaatttaacccTTTCTCAATCTTTGACTTGATTAGATTAGTATAATTAAATTAAGCAAAAACaattaacataaaagaaataacaacttaaaaaagTAGATAAAAGactaaagttttacttggttacaacctaggtagttaTTAATCTAAGACATTGTAAAGACCATTAAAAaattccttctttgaaggcgaagAAGTCTTTACACATGTTGACAGCTTATAAATAACTAGGAAAGTTAATACTCAAGTTGTTGATTATTTTCTAGCTTTAGGGGTTTTTTTATAGTCTCTGAAAAACTTTATTTGAAGTTAAAAGGCGCCTTCAATTAGAGAACTTTTATCATCTAACGAtcattggaaggcaccttcaacaggctGGAAGGTACCTTcgacactgttcatggaaggcaccttcccatTGAAGGTGCATTCCCTTAGGTAGATCAGCTCCTTAACTCATCTTCCTTCTACTCGAGCATACTACTGCCTtgactgtaacaccccaccctcctcactactagtctgcgagggcggagcgctactggactactacctttacttaactatccttgttcacatgttgatagtaattcctaaaactctcagagaactcaaaacatacaattaattagcagcggaagactaaatgactcatctaatacattcttaataaatgacaatcttaataaattcttatgctaggttcGAAggtttctatagtccaggcatcacacatccatccgcacctccttgtctccttcctttgctaaaacttttcttttcctgtatctgcagtaagaggaaatgcaaactataagcaaaatgcttagtaagcgctatctaactcacaaaatctcgatatgcatatgaagatactgaaatctaaaagctgaatgctcaaaaggaaaactactcatgctcatctacaagcaaaagaagcatactgaaatgctaaacgtgtaaaacaaatctatacaatcatgctagcataatcttgctgaattttaaacactttctgaatcttatttcgcttgtttaaaaacttatactttaatacttcaaaataataatcaactttcttcttgggcccagacgtagtaccatcttatgcgcgttccctaataggttggggtagcgagccaccaatcctaaaagagcagacctcggtctaccagggccaagacctcggaattggacacctggatttgtttaacgacaacctcggaagtcgggtactagcctcttaaataaagtaaaatacttattatcttttattacttctcatatataatgccttggcattttctttaagcaccttgtgtgccaaaatccctaaagtcttgactttgggatctacttaaggccttggcctttttctttcttttctttatctttcttatacttgttaatacctctaataaaagaagacttctttaaaaactaaaatgtttaaacaaattctaactttaaaatgcataaacaaaaatttgcatactatgctaatcaaaattctacatactatactaatcaagattcttcattctatgctacactatttctgcatactatgcaaacataaattctgcactataatacttaaccaaactgcactataatctttttctttaaaaactacactacaagtttcaccaaaaatctgcactataaattccaccaaaaatctccactacaagttccacaaaaaatctgtactataaactttaaagaaatctgcaccataagctcttaagaaatctgcactacaagctctaaagaaatctgcattttaagctctaagaaatctgtactacaagcttaattaagatctgcactataagcttacataaaaatctgcactataaacttaattaaaatctgcactataggcttaattaaaatttgcactataagcttaaataaaaatctacactataagcttaattaaaaatctgtactataagcttaattaaaaatctgcactataagcttaattaaaaatctgcactataggcttaattaaaatctgcactataagcttaaataaaaatctgcactataagcttaattaaaaatctgtactataagcttaattaaaaatctgcactataggcttaattaaaatctgcactataagcttaattaaaatctgcactataggcttaattaaaaatctgcactgcaagcttaattaaaatctgccctataagcctacataaaaatctgcactataagcttaattaaaatctgcactataggcttaattaaaaatctgcactataagcacttctcatgcttcgaattcaagaagaacaaaggtccgaaactactcctactgcaggtgagaagcacttaccttgcttcttggactcataactgaacaaaaagggcttctaggaccttggccggccgccggagatgatgccctaactccctttcgttttctgcccgagctccgccatcgtacgc from Zingiber officinale cultivar Zhangliang chromosome 4B, Zo_v1.1, whole genome shotgun sequence includes:
- the LOC121977346 gene encoding UDP-glycosyltransferase 83A1-like translates to MGLPHVLAVPYPAQGHVIPLMELCHCLVDHGFKVTFINTEFNHKRVLTALSAGSTMEQIALVTVPDGLGPEEDRNDLARLTEAFMNVMPRCLEELIEKSRETEDPMTCMLVDYSMGWALEVGRKKSLQSVAFWPAAAQMLAILLSVPELVSRGVIDGDGSPISEHETFQLGPGMPFINASHFIWNLIGGGRTKEIIFNCILNSNRVIDVAEFIICNSFKEIEEPTFCYNPKILPIGPLLTGLRPSRAVGYFWPEDAACLSWLDEQQQGSVVYVAFGSFTIFDCRQFQEFALGLEATGRPFLWVVRPDLTRDTADAYPDGFKERVGNRGRIVAWAPQQKVLAHPSVACFVSHCGWNSTMEGVRNGKLFLCWPYFADQFLNQSYICDDWKVGLRLTPDESGIVKREQIKSKVEELLPNEEMTARASTLKETAQKNIKEGGASFENLKTFIDAIKAQHSNLKNKLSV